Proteins from a genomic interval of Drosophila melanogaster chromosome 2R:
- the seq gene encoding sequoia, isoform B codes for MQQSRKFEGKIPKLSQTSAATGGATAAAEASTSKSSQGQQQQIVYVNMLPAANTLNGIPQQQQQQQYASTDGNVYQLQNEILCDANGHAVTAATASYQTTASSPQQQQQQQQQQQNVATSVADNVVTTISSSSILHTNANTNGVDTLAATQQQQQQQQQQQQQQQQQHYHYITTTGEDGQTPTTIVFENYNGGMPAVSSAAPTPVPVSQANAPATTTTTALVNTDGTIIEFDGSTYEEYHVLKSEPGSSDCLSNGSSAVAADIIKYDPQHGVVGDEEDDDENGMLHVKYEEQSLEHDPENEHDAEQEHEYEEYQVIKAEVEAEAAELAAGTTSYTISQEQTGSGNTVLSSMVPKSGSAAAAKQKRKRKTRVIADDEQGEYLEKMSVRGLDIARYEHIIDGVAYCLVCAKNDIFKTFKNKYSFQRHAYLFHEGQNRKIFACPICNKEFSRPDKMKMHKKDKHGDVPMPPSATTTPLKADGPPAKRARTARTPRVRKTKDGSTPTKKRLAQIDSVLDDVQNGESLTMAPVSVSHSQQQQQQQIQHSITTLAPSTPSQPQHQLQTLPSLDFSGMILPGGAQLALANPGATSSVGLQRGPATPNGQPAPPTTTLIYSNQLELQQALLQQQLQGQSIMIQDQAGNLVPLQLDGTQAIYTTAPQAQRQQTTATYQTTQQQQQQPAQQPAGQAQQQPHYELDNVTYLSSTAAATPTSAEQQQQQQQQQHVIGTVQSYQILTPDGLQNFQPKLETAELGDLCPYSQYTFTTHAGAQPTLNANALDAQTQHQQHHQQQQHHHQQQQHHQQTQLLQQQPFATHHNPHQQFMELKNELLIKGGDAYTLDTASMYHLPFSPTSMINAVNDVNTSSLLETKEIRFF; via the exons ATGCAACAATCGCGTAAATTTGAGGGCAAGATACCAAAACTAAGTCAAACGAGTGCAGCAACAGGAGGAGCAACGGCAGCCGCAGAAGCATCCACATCCAAGTCTAGTCAagggcagcagcaacagattgTCTACGTCAACATGTTGCCCGCGGCCAATACCCTGAATGGCAttccacagcagcagcagcagcaacaatatgCGAGCACGGATGGAAATGTCTATCAGCTGCAAAATGAAATACTCTGTGATGCAAATGGACATGCCGTGACTGCCGCCACGGCCTCATATCAAACTACGGCCAGTagtccgcagcagcagcaacagcagcagcagcagcaacagaatgTTGCAACTAGTGTTGCCG acaaTGTGGTCACAACTATTAGTTCGTCCTCCATCCTGCACACGAACGCCAACACCAACGGAGTGGACACATTGGCCGCcacacagcaacaacaacaacaacagcagcagcagcagcagcaacaacagcaacagcactACCACTATATCACCACCACCGGCGAGGATGGACAAACCCCGACCACCATAGTGTTCGAGAACTACAACGGCGGAATGCCAGCGGTCAGTTCTGCCGCACCAACGCCCGTTCCCGTGTCGCAGGCCAACGCACCCGCGACCACGACCACCACTGCCCTGGTCAACACGGACGGCACGATCATCGAGTTCGACGGGAGCACGTACGAGGAGTATCATGTCCTCAAAAGCGAGCCCGGCAGCAGCGATTGCCTGAGCAACGGCAGCAGTGCCGTGGCCGCCGACATAATCAAGTACGATCCCCAGCACGGTGTCGTCGGcgacgaggaggacgacgatgaGAACGGCATGCTGCATGTGAAGTACGAGGAGCAGAGCCTCGAACACGATCCGGAAAACGAGCACGATGCCGAGCAGGAGCATGAGTACGAGGAGTACCAGGTGATCAAGGCCGAGGTGGAGGCCGAGGCGGCGGAGCTGGCAGCCGGCACCACCAGCTATACGATCAGCCAGGAGCAGACGGGTTCAGGCAACACGGTGCTGTCCTCAATGGTGCCCAAATCGGGATCAGCGGCGGCCGCCAAGCAGAAGCGCAAACGCAAGACGCGCGTAATCGCCGACGACGAGCAGGGCGAGTACCTGGAAAAGATGAGTGTACGTGGCCTGGACATTGCCCGCTACGAGCACATCATCGACGGCGTGGCTTACTGCCTGGTCTGCGCCAAGAACGATATCTTCAAGACGTTTAAGAACAAGTATAGCTTCCAGAGACACGCCTACCTCTTTCACGAGGGCCAAAACCGCAAGATATTCGCCTGCCCCATTTGCAACAAGGAGTTCTCGCGTCCGGACAAAATGAAGATGCATAAAAAGGACAAGCACGGCGATGTTCCCATGCCACCATCGGCCACCACGACGCCGCTAAAGGCTGACGGTCCGCCGGCTAAGCGGGCGCGTACCGCTCGTACTCCGCGCGTCCGCAAGACGAAGGATGGCAGCACGCCGACCAAGAAGCGGTTAGCGCAGATCGACAGTGTTCTGGACGACGTGCAAAATGGGGAGTCTCTGACCATGGCGCCAGTCAGCGTGAGTCActcccagcaacagcagcagcaacagatcCAGCACAGCATCACAACGCTGGCTCCCTCGACGCCATCGCAGCCGCAGCATCAGCTGCAGACGCTGCCATCGCTGGACTTCAGCGGCATGATCCTGCCTGGAGGCGCACAGCTGGCACTGGCCAATCCGGGCGCCACCAGCTCCGTGGGACTGCAACGAGGACCAGCCACGCCGAATGGTCAGCCGGCGCCGCCCACCACCACGTTGATCTACTCGAATCAACTGGAACTGCAGCAGGCgctgctgcaacagcagctgcaagGTCAGAGCATCATGATCCAGGATCAAGCCGGCAACCTGGTGCCCCTGCAGCTGGACGGAACCCAGGCGATATACACGACGGCGCCGCAGGCTCAGCGCCAACAGACCACGGCCACATATCAGAcgacgcagcagcagcaacagcagccagcgCAGCAGCCCGCCGGCCAGGCGCAACAGCAGCCTCACTACGAGTTGGACAACGTTACCTATTTGAGCTCCACGGCGGCGGCCACACCGACATCGgccgagcagcagcagcaacaacagcagcagcagcacgtgATCGGCACGGTTCAGAGCTATCAGATCCTGACGCCCGACGGCCTCCAGAACTTCCAACCCAAGCTGGAGACGGCCGAGCTGGGCGACCTGTGTCCCTATTCGCAGTACACCTTCACGACGCACGCCGGAGCGCAGCCCACGCTGAATGCGAACGCGCTGGACGCGCAGAcccagcatcagcagcaccaccagcagcagcagcaccatcaccagcagcagcaacaccaccagcAGACGCAActactgcagcagcagccctTCGCCACGCATCACAATCCGCACCAGCAGTTCATGGAGCTGAAGAACGAGCTGCTGATTAAGGGCGGCGACGCCTACACCCTGGACACTGCCTCCATGTACCACCTGCCCTTCTCGCCCACCTCGATGATCAATGCGGTGAACGATGTGAACACCTCGTCGCTGCTGGAAACCAAAGAAATTAG gttCTTCTAA
- the seq gene encoding sequoia, isoform A, whose translation MQQSRKFEGKIPKLSQTSAATGGATAAAEASTSKSSQGQQQQIVYVNMLPAANTLNGIPQQQQQQQYASTDGNVYQLQNEILCDANGHAVTAATASYQTTASSPQQQQQQQQQQQNVATSVADNVVTTISSSSILHTNANTNGVDTLAATQQQQQQQQQQQQQQQQQHYHYITTTGEDGQTPTTIVFENYNGGMPAVSSAAPTPVPVSQANAPATTTTTALVNTDGTIIEFDGSTYEEYHVLKSEPGSSDCLSNGSSAVAADIIKYDPQHGVVGDEEDDDENGMLHVKYEEQSLEHDPENEHDAEQEHEYEEYQVIKAEVEAEAAELAAGTTSYTISQEQTGSGNTVLSSMVPKSGSAAAAKQKRKRKTRVIADDEQGEYLEKMSVRGLDIARYEHIIDGVAYCLVCAKNDIFKTFKNKYSFQRHAYLFHEGQNRKIFACPICNKEFSRPDKMKMHKKDKHGDVPMPPSATTTPLKADGPPAKRARTARTPRVRKTKDGSTPTKKRLAQIDSVLDDVQNGESLTMAPVSVSHSQQQQQQQIQHSITTLAPSTPSQPQHQLQTLPSLDFSGMILPGGAQLALANPGATSSVGLQRGPATPNGQPAPPTTTLIYSNQLELQQALLQQQLQGQSIMIQDQAGNLVPLQLDGTQAIYTTAPQAQRQQTTATYQTTQQQQQQPAQQPAGQAQQQPHYELDNVTYLSSTAAATPTSAEQQQQQQQQQHVIGTVQSYQILTPDGLQNFQPKLETAELGDLCPYSQYTFTTHAGAQPTLNANALDAQTQHQQHHQQQQHHHQQQQHHQQTQLLQQQPFATHHNPHQQFMELKNELLIKGGDAYTLDTASMYHLPFSPTSMINAVNDVNTSSLLETKEISYDISEAVLLAL comes from the exons ATGCAACAATCGCGTAAATTTGAGGGCAAGATACCAAAACTAAGTCAAACGAGTGCAGCAACAGGAGGAGCAACGGCAGCCGCAGAAGCATCCACATCCAAGTCTAGTCAagggcagcagcaacagattgTCTACGTCAACATGTTGCCCGCGGCCAATACCCTGAATGGCAttccacagcagcagcagcagcaacaatatgCGAGCACGGATGGAAATGTCTATCAGCTGCAAAATGAAATACTCTGTGATGCAAATGGACATGCCGTGACTGCCGCCACGGCCTCATATCAAACTACGGCCAGTagtccgcagcagcagcaacagcagcagcagcagcaacagaatgTTGCAACTAGTGTTGCCG acaaTGTGGTCACAACTATTAGTTCGTCCTCCATCCTGCACACGAACGCCAACACCAACGGAGTGGACACATTGGCCGCcacacagcaacaacaacaacaacagcagcagcagcagcagcaacaacagcaacagcactACCACTATATCACCACCACCGGCGAGGATGGACAAACCCCGACCACCATAGTGTTCGAGAACTACAACGGCGGAATGCCAGCGGTCAGTTCTGCCGCACCAACGCCCGTTCCCGTGTCGCAGGCCAACGCACCCGCGACCACGACCACCACTGCCCTGGTCAACACGGACGGCACGATCATCGAGTTCGACGGGAGCACGTACGAGGAGTATCATGTCCTCAAAAGCGAGCCCGGCAGCAGCGATTGCCTGAGCAACGGCAGCAGTGCCGTGGCCGCCGACATAATCAAGTACGATCCCCAGCACGGTGTCGTCGGcgacgaggaggacgacgatgaGAACGGCATGCTGCATGTGAAGTACGAGGAGCAGAGCCTCGAACACGATCCGGAAAACGAGCACGATGCCGAGCAGGAGCATGAGTACGAGGAGTACCAGGTGATCAAGGCCGAGGTGGAGGCCGAGGCGGCGGAGCTGGCAGCCGGCACCACCAGCTATACGATCAGCCAGGAGCAGACGGGTTCAGGCAACACGGTGCTGTCCTCAATGGTGCCCAAATCGGGATCAGCGGCGGCCGCCAAGCAGAAGCGCAAACGCAAGACGCGCGTAATCGCCGACGACGAGCAGGGCGAGTACCTGGAAAAGATGAGTGTACGTGGCCTGGACATTGCCCGCTACGAGCACATCATCGACGGCGTGGCTTACTGCCTGGTCTGCGCCAAGAACGATATCTTCAAGACGTTTAAGAACAAGTATAGCTTCCAGAGACACGCCTACCTCTTTCACGAGGGCCAAAACCGCAAGATATTCGCCTGCCCCATTTGCAACAAGGAGTTCTCGCGTCCGGACAAAATGAAGATGCATAAAAAGGACAAGCACGGCGATGTTCCCATGCCACCATCGGCCACCACGACGCCGCTAAAGGCTGACGGTCCGCCGGCTAAGCGGGCGCGTACCGCTCGTACTCCGCGCGTCCGCAAGACGAAGGATGGCAGCACGCCGACCAAGAAGCGGTTAGCGCAGATCGACAGTGTTCTGGACGACGTGCAAAATGGGGAGTCTCTGACCATGGCGCCAGTCAGCGTGAGTCActcccagcaacagcagcagcaacagatcCAGCACAGCATCACAACGCTGGCTCCCTCGACGCCATCGCAGCCGCAGCATCAGCTGCAGACGCTGCCATCGCTGGACTTCAGCGGCATGATCCTGCCTGGAGGCGCACAGCTGGCACTGGCCAATCCGGGCGCCACCAGCTCCGTGGGACTGCAACGAGGACCAGCCACGCCGAATGGTCAGCCGGCGCCGCCCACCACCACGTTGATCTACTCGAATCAACTGGAACTGCAGCAGGCgctgctgcaacagcagctgcaagGTCAGAGCATCATGATCCAGGATCAAGCCGGCAACCTGGTGCCCCTGCAGCTGGACGGAACCCAGGCGATATACACGACGGCGCCGCAGGCTCAGCGCCAACAGACCACGGCCACATATCAGAcgacgcagcagcagcaacagcagccagcgCAGCAGCCCGCCGGCCAGGCGCAACAGCAGCCTCACTACGAGTTGGACAACGTTACCTATTTGAGCTCCACGGCGGCGGCCACACCGACATCGgccgagcagcagcagcaacaacagcagcagcagcacgtgATCGGCACGGTTCAGAGCTATCAGATCCTGACGCCCGACGGCCTCCAGAACTTCCAACCCAAGCTGGAGACGGCCGAGCTGGGCGACCTGTGTCCCTATTCGCAGTACACCTTCACGACGCACGCCGGAGCGCAGCCCACGCTGAATGCGAACGCGCTGGACGCGCAGAcccagcatcagcagcaccaccagcagcagcagcaccatcaccagcagcagcaacaccaccagcAGACGCAActactgcagcagcagccctTCGCCACGCATCACAATCCGCACCAGCAGTTCATGGAGCTGAAGAACGAGCTGCTGATTAAGGGCGGCGACGCCTACACCCTGGACACTGCCTCCATGTACCACCTGCCCTTCTCGCCCACCTCGATGATCAATGCGGTGAACGATGTGAACACCTCGTCGCTGCTGGAAACCAAAGAAATTAG CTACGATATATCAGAGGCAGTGCTATTAGCTCTCTGA
- the Kdm4B gene encoding lysine demethylase 4B, isoform E: protein MKMSEVPRIKVFRPTWEEFKDFPKYVAYMESQGAHKAGLAKVVPPPEWVPRRSGYADLDALNVTIPAPICQVVTGKQGYYQQINIQKKPLTVKQFSELASTERYATPKHFDFEDLERKYWKNITYVAPIYGADVSGSITDTDQDSWNINRLGTILDYVNKDYNIQIDGVNTAYLYFGMWKTTFAWHTEDMDLYSINYLHFGAPKTWYVVPPECGRKLEKVANQYFPASYKNCNAYLRHKMTLISPQILKQHDVPVSKITQEAGEIMITFPFGYHAGFNHGFNCAESTNFAMERWIEYGKRAVQCTCSNDMVKISMDTFVKRFQSDRYDLWMEGRDVGRHPEDPPNAVLSAAPLPPHLDVLLCDKKMKKQCNPTKAKSFKERNPDLDLDEIQQNPNVPDDVKAMLKESVLTLDTGDLATDEADFPNEDAMSLQSPANLKTKQELLEYIDDGTEDDDEEEDFKRRKQKRRYDADYDDDWLASKRKTNSRNNRGRSPRTKDDRSISPASSTSSTSRGARRGKASGTPRKTPARRKKDSITTSPAVSSAATAVKTPTSAVVAGTTSIATTTTPPADGGGDAKKERQSLQFMQQSRKFEGKIPKLSQTSAATGGATAAAEASTSKSSQGQQQQIVYVNMLPAANTLNGIPQQQQQQQYASTDGNVYQLQNEILCDANGHAVTAATASYQTTASSPQQQQQQQQQQQNVATSVAATIYQRQCY from the exons ATGAAAATGTCAGAGGTGCCACGCATCAAGGTCTTCCGACCCACCTGGGAGGAGTTCAAGGACTTTCCCAAGTACGTGGCCTACATGGAGTCCCAGGGTGCCCACAAAGCCGGTTTGGCCAAGGTGGTGCCTCCGCCGGAATGGGTGCCCCGTCGCAGTGGGTACGCCGATCTCGATGCTCTAAATGTCACAATTCCGGCGCCCATTTGCCAGGTGGTAACCGGCAAACAGGGATACTACCAGCAGATTAACATCCAGAAAAAGCCACTCACAGTTAAGCAGTTTAGCGAGTTGGCCAGCACCGAGCGTTACGCCACACCCAAACACTTTGACTTTGAGGATCTGGAGCGCAAATACTGGAAGAACATAACATATGTGGCGCCCATTTATGGGGCAGATGTCAGCGGAAGTATCACAGACACAGACCAGGAT AGCTGGAACATCAACCGGCTGGGCACAATTCTTGACTATGTCAACAAGGATTATAACATCCAGATAGACGGCGTGAACACAGCCTACTTGTACTTTGGCATGTGGAAGACGACCTTTGCATGGCACACGGAGGACATGGATCTCTATTCCATCAATTACTTACACTTTGGGGCGCCAAAGACGTGGTATGTGGTGCCGCCGGAGTGTGGTCGCAAATTGGAGAAGGTGGCCAACCAGTACTTTCCGGCCAGTTACAAGAATTGCAACGCATATTTGCGCCACAAGATGACGTTGATTTCACCACAGATTCTCAAGCAACATGACGTGCCCGTCAGTAAG ATCACGCAGGAGGCGGGCGAGATCATGATCACATTTCCGTTCGGCTATCATGCCGGCTTCAATCACGGCTTTAACTGTGCCGAGTCCACCAACTTTGCCATGGAGCGCTGGATCGAGTACGGCAAGCGGGCGGTGCAGTGCACCTGCAGCAACGATATGGTCAAGATCTCGATGGACACATTTGTCAAGCGCTTCCAAAGCGATCGCTACGATCTGTGGATGGAGGGGCGTGACGTGGGGCGGCATCCGGAGGATCCGCCAAACGCGGTGCTCAGTGCAGCACCCCTGCCACCACATCTCGATGTCTTGCTGTGTGATAAAAA AATGAAAAAGCAATGCAATCCTACCAAGGCCAAGAGTTTCAAAGAGCGTAATCCCGATCTGGACCTGGATGAAATCCAGCAGAATCCCAACGTCCCCGACGACGTCAAGGCCATGCTGAAGGAGAGCGTGCTGACGCTGGACACGGGCGATCTGGCCACGGATGAGGCTGATTTTCCCAACGAGGATGCCATGAGTCTACAGAGTCCGGCGAATCTGAAGACCAAGCAGGAGCTGCTTGAGTACATTGACGACGGCACAG aagatgatgatgaggaggaggacttCAAGCGGCGCAAGCAGAAGCGGCGCTATGATGCCGACTATGACGACGATTGGCTGGCGTCCAAGCGCAAGACTAACTCGCGAAACAATCGCGGCCGTAGTCCGCGCACCAAGGACGACCGTTCCATATCGCCggcctcctccacctcctcgaCGTCGAGGGGTGCAAGGCGTGGCAAGGCCAGTGGCACGCCCCGAAAGACTCCTGCGCGGCGGAAAAAGGACTCAATCACCACGTCTCCGGCGGTTAGTTCTGCAGCAACTGCCGTAAAAACACCGACATCCGCCGTAGTCGCTGGAACAACATCAATAGCCACAACCACAACACCACCAGCAGATGGCGGAGGAG ATGCCAAAAAGGAGCGACAGTCGCTGCAGTTTATGCAACAATCGCGTAAATTTGAGGGCAAGATACCAAAACTAAGTCAAACGAGTGCAGCAACAGGAGGAGCAACGGCAGCCGCAGAAGCATCCACATCCAAGTCTAGTCAagggcagcagcaacagattgTCTACGTCAACATGTTGCCCGCGGCCAATACCCTGAATGGCAttccacagcagcagcagcagcaacaatatgCGAGCACGGATGGAAATGTCTATCAGCTGCAAAATGAAATACTCTGTGATGCAAATGGACATGCCGTGACTGCCGCCACGGCCTCATATCAAACTACGGCCAGTagtccgcagcagcagcaacagcagcagcagcagcaacagaatgTTGCAACTAGTGTTGCCG CTACGATATATCAGAGGCAGTGCTATTAG
- the Kdm4B gene encoding lysine demethylase 4B, isoform B: MKMSEVPRIKVFRPTWEEFKDFPKYVAYMESQGAHKAGLAKVVPPPEWVPRRSGYADLDALNVTIPAPICQVVTGKQGYYQQINIQKKPLTVKQFSELASTERYATPKHFDFEDLERKYWKNITYVAPIYGADVSGSITDTDQDSWNINRLGTILDYVNKDYNIQIDGVNTAYLYFGMWKTTFAWHTEDMDLYSINYLHFGAPKTWYVVPPECGRKLEKVANQYFPASYKNCNAYLRHKMTLISPQILKQHDVPVSKITQEAGEIMITFPFGYHAGFNHGFNCAESTNFAMERWIEYGKRAVQCTCSNDMVKISMDTFVKRFQSDRYDLWMEGRDVGRHPEDPPNAVLSAAPLPPHLDVLLCDKKMKKQCNPTKAKSFKERNPDLDLDEIQQNPNVPDDVKAMLKESVLTLDTGDLATDEADFPNEDAMSLQSPANLKTKQELLEYIDDGTEDDDEEEDFKRRKQKRRYDADYDDDWLASKRKTNSRNNRGRSPRTKDDRSISPASSTSSTSRGARRGKASGTPRKTPARRKKDSITTSPAVSSAATAVKTPTSAVVAGTTSIATTTTPPADGGGGESSSLGSHCTTASP; this comes from the exons ATGAAAATGTCAGAGGTGCCACGCATCAAGGTCTTCCGACCCACCTGGGAGGAGTTCAAGGACTTTCCCAAGTACGTGGCCTACATGGAGTCCCAGGGTGCCCACAAAGCCGGTTTGGCCAAGGTGGTGCCTCCGCCGGAATGGGTGCCCCGTCGCAGTGGGTACGCCGATCTCGATGCTCTAAATGTCACAATTCCGGCGCCCATTTGCCAGGTGGTAACCGGCAAACAGGGATACTACCAGCAGATTAACATCCAGAAAAAGCCACTCACAGTTAAGCAGTTTAGCGAGTTGGCCAGCACCGAGCGTTACGCCACACCCAAACACTTTGACTTTGAGGATCTGGAGCGCAAATACTGGAAGAACATAACATATGTGGCGCCCATTTATGGGGCAGATGTCAGCGGAAGTATCACAGACACAGACCAGGAT AGCTGGAACATCAACCGGCTGGGCACAATTCTTGACTATGTCAACAAGGATTATAACATCCAGATAGACGGCGTGAACACAGCCTACTTGTACTTTGGCATGTGGAAGACGACCTTTGCATGGCACACGGAGGACATGGATCTCTATTCCATCAATTACTTACACTTTGGGGCGCCAAAGACGTGGTATGTGGTGCCGCCGGAGTGTGGTCGCAAATTGGAGAAGGTGGCCAACCAGTACTTTCCGGCCAGTTACAAGAATTGCAACGCATATTTGCGCCACAAGATGACGTTGATTTCACCACAGATTCTCAAGCAACATGACGTGCCCGTCAGTAAG ATCACGCAGGAGGCGGGCGAGATCATGATCACATTTCCGTTCGGCTATCATGCCGGCTTCAATCACGGCTTTAACTGTGCCGAGTCCACCAACTTTGCCATGGAGCGCTGGATCGAGTACGGCAAGCGGGCGGTGCAGTGCACCTGCAGCAACGATATGGTCAAGATCTCGATGGACACATTTGTCAAGCGCTTCCAAAGCGATCGCTACGATCTGTGGATGGAGGGGCGTGACGTGGGGCGGCATCCGGAGGATCCGCCAAACGCGGTGCTCAGTGCAGCACCCCTGCCACCACATCTCGATGTCTTGCTGTGTGATAAAAA AATGAAAAAGCAATGCAATCCTACCAAGGCCAAGAGTTTCAAAGAGCGTAATCCCGATCTGGACCTGGATGAAATCCAGCAGAATCCCAACGTCCCCGACGACGTCAAGGCCATGCTGAAGGAGAGCGTGCTGACGCTGGACACGGGCGATCTGGCCACGGATGAGGCTGATTTTCCCAACGAGGATGCCATGAGTCTACAGAGTCCGGCGAATCTGAAGACCAAGCAGGAGCTGCTTGAGTACATTGACGACGGCACAG aagatgatgatgaggaggaggacttCAAGCGGCGCAAGCAGAAGCGGCGCTATGATGCCGACTATGACGACGATTGGCTGGCGTCCAAGCGCAAGACTAACTCGCGAAACAATCGCGGCCGTAGTCCGCGCACCAAGGACGACCGTTCCATATCGCCggcctcctccacctcctcgaCGTCGAGGGGTGCAAGGCGTGGCAAGGCCAGTGGCACGCCCCGAAAGACTCCTGCGCGGCGGAAAAAGGACTCAATCACCACGTCTCCGGCGGTTAGTTCTGCAGCAACTGCCGTAAAAACACCGACATCCGCCGTAGTCGCTGGAACAACATCAATAGCCACAACCACAACACCACCAGCAGATGGCGGAGGAGGTGAGAGCAGCAGCTTAGGCAGCCACTGCACCACTGCATCCCCATAA